Below is a window of Phoenix dactylifera cultivar Barhee BC4 unplaced genomic scaffold, palm_55x_up_171113_PBpolish2nd_filt_p 000343F, whole genome shotgun sequence DNA.
TATATTTTCATAAGTTGATTAATAGATTAAAACCATTAAGGTTTACATCAAGGTCACCTACCTCAATTTGTCTAAGAATTACTAGGCAACCACCGTGGTTCCGGCATACACGCTTGGGATTCCGGCGATGAATCCGAACTCATCCGCCATGCAGGGACGTAAGAACCGCGCCCGCTGATCATCCATCCAAGATTTCCGCCGGTagactctttcctttttttttatttatttctttgctACAGTAGATTCCGTGCTCGTCCAACCGTGGTCCAGCTGTCTCGCTCGATGGACCATGAGATCCATCTGAGTATCGTTTGGTACAAGGACCGGGTTCCCACAGTGGTTGTTGAATTAGATAAGGTAAAAGAAATGGATCCGATCACCTCCAGGGACCAAACACCAGCCACGTAATTTATCGTCGGCGAGTTCGTAAACAAACAAACACCAAGCTAAGGGATTAGATTTTATTTAAATACAGCTTTGGCAAAAACactgaaaaacaaaaaagggaAGCTTATTCTCGTTAAAAGTGGGAGAGGAAATCTAACAGAAGAGCCTCTAGTTACCGCCGGGCAGCCTGGAGCGTCCGCCCGGCGTCCCCTCCGCCGCCACCGACGGCGTTGGCGGCCATAAGCGGGCCCTGCGCCACCAGCGACTTATAGATCTCGACAATCATCTTCTCATCGTACTCCTTGAGCTGCGGCCGACCGAACCCAGTCACGGCGGCGCCACCATACCCGGTGTACCCGTTAGCGATCGCCCCGGAGGAGGCGAACGACAGCATCATCCGCACGTAGGCGTCCCTGATCCGCGCGAGGAACCGCTTCGGAGACGCCACCCGCGCGAGGAACC
It encodes the following:
- the LOC103703354 gene encoding uncharacterized protein LOC103703354; protein product: MEAYNRGLKGYWKRRAYQRLDGGGRRRSRAELNGGRRRRFWRIRVVPRLRFLARVASPKRFLARIRDAYVRMMLSFASSGAIANGYTGYGGAAVTGFGRPQLKEYDEKMIVEIYKSLVAQGPLMAANAVGGGGGDAGRTLQAARR